The nucleotide window ATGAGCTATACGCTGACTATTGATGGTAAGAGTTTTACTTGATGCCCTTATGATTATTCCATATATCAAACTGAAACCACTGAAGGCAGCAAGGGCAATTACAGGATCAAATGCAAAAAGAGTAATCAGAATTGCCGCAAGAATCAAACAGGAACTTATAAAATTCAGTATGCTCGACAATGAGGATATCACACTGCCGGTTTTGCTTGAAATACCTGTAATAATTTCACTACTGTTGCGTGAAACATGAACCGAATAAGGCTGATAAAGGGTTCGGCGATATATGCTGATACTGAGGTCAGCTCCTGTCGCATAGGAGAGGCGAGTACTAAACCAGAGTAAAAGCAAACGCATACCTCCTGCCAGAAGGGCCGCCATGCCAAAACCGATGGTAAGAGGCAGGAGCAGTTGATTTACGGCGGTAATCCCCAATGCTTTGATCACTGGTTGTGCCGCTGGGAGATTAAATATACGATCAGGAGCTGTCAACACTGCCAGAAATGGCAGTATACTACCAATACTAATGATTTCAGCGAATGCAGATAAGATCATCAGTATTAATAGAATTGCAAACTGACCGCGACGTCTTGGGCCTATATGTATCCAAATACGTCTTAAAAGAGTTCGAAGAGGTTGAGTGGTCTGATACACTATTTTTTAATTACAGATTGATTAATGATGCCATCATATACTTGACACCTACGATTAGCATTCATTATTCTATGCTATTCTTATTCAAGGATCCAGGTTTGTCTTCGTAATTACATGGCAAATGTAATCCTTATCTGTTTGCTGTGCAGGGTGATCTATTTTTTGTTCACGATTTATGAGAAATTTATAGATGACTGTATAGATTATAAAGCTCACAACACAGCTCACTATAAGCAGAGCTTGTTGTTTATAAAATAAAACTGAAAGGCTGGAAGGGATTAAGGCATAAGCCCAGCAGAATGGCGAAACCATGCCGTTGCGAATGGATTGAGAAAGATTCGGAAAGTAACGGTTTACTATTCTAAGTTTGATAAGACTATGCATGTGAGCTATATCAGGATGTCCCGGATTTTCTTGATTGATGTACCGCCGCCCCATACTGAATATTGTCTCTATAATAGGGTAGCTGCAAACAAGAAAAGGAGCCCATACTGACACAGAGGGGTTTCGCATGGGAAGCATAACTGATACCCATGCAAGCATGAAGCCAAGCAGATATGCTCCGCCATCTCCCATAAATATTTTCCCAAACGGAAAATTAACAACAAGAAAACCACTGGTAACAACTATAAGGAATAAACAAAGTTGTACAATCTCAATATCGCCAACCTGTAGAGCTATAAAGCATATTGCTGTATAGCAAACAACCATTGTTCCTGCTGCAAGTCCATTAAAACCGTCAATGATATTAGTAGCATTTGCAATACCTGCAATTGCGAATGCAGTGAAAGCAATAGCTAATGGCTTGTAAGTAAATAAATCGTCAATTCCAGGAATATCAATATGGTTTATACTGTAACCTGTAAGCCACCAGGCTAAAACACCACTAATTAGTGTTGCAATCAGTCTTGTACGAACCCCAACCCGCTTGGTAAGATCTTCAGTAAGCCCCGCAACAAATGCGGGAAGACTTGCAATAAGCAAAGAACCGATAAGCGATGAAATTGAAGCGGAGGCAACAAACCAGGCCGCAATAAATCCAAAATAAATGGCTACGCCACCAACTCTCGGAACCTGATGTGTATGAAATTTTTGTATCCCGACTGTCGTATCGCAAGAGTGCTTCCCATGCCACTCCTTAGTCAGGATGAGTAGTATTGAGATAATTACCGTAGCGAAAGCGGGATATATATAACTTATATCGAAAACTTCGTCTAAAGACATATTACTTCGTGTTCTATATACTGCATTTTTATGAAATCGGAAGCCTAACCTACTGTCGTGAAACTCACAAGGTTCTATTTCCAGGTCTTAAGATAACGAGAGATCGTTTGAAATTGAGCCTGACTTACGGCATTGTGCCTGACTCTCTGATACGCTTCAAGAAAAAACACCATGATCATGGAAACAAAAATAGCTGCGATTGCTGTAAACATAATTGTCCTGCTTCGAAAAGGGCCTGATTTCTGTTCAGGTACTACAGCGCGATCAATAACCTGAATGGAAGAGCCGGCCTTAGCTTCATCGACTTTAGCAAGCGTTAATTGCTGCAATGCCATTTGGTAGATTGCTTCTGCGTATTTCATATCTCTGGTTTTATGCGTAAAGTCCAGTATTCTTTCCGGTGCTTTGCTGATATAACCAGCTCCTGCCTGTGCCTTGCCAATTTCTGCCTGCAATAAATTTAGTTTCTCGCGTAATTTAATGTAATCAGGGTTTTTAGGGGTTACAGACAGGCTCATATCAGCAAGCTGACGTTCAGTTGTATTAATCATCTTTTGCAGAACTGCAATATCAGAACCAACAGTTATCAGCCCTGTCTTTTCCTGTAACTGCTTAATATTGGCTTCAGCCTCACTCAAATCGTTTTTCGCTTTCAAAAGCTCTCTCTCGGCAACAAGACGACGTCGCGACGCATCAGAAACCGCAAGCTCATTATTGTTTTGCAATAATACATCAACATACCCATTAGCAAGCATTGCTGCTCGATTTGGATTCGTGTCCTGTACCTGGAGACGGATGAGCCCATCTTTCCCGATACTGACAGTAGTTTGGGATGCTAAAGCATTACGTGCAGCTTCTTGCGATTTTGTTTTATAAACATTATGAAGCTTGAAATGCCGGATCATGTTGTCCTGCATGGTTCGGCTTTTCAGAAAAACAACATATACGTCATTAACACCCGGGGCACCGACCCCACCTCCACCTCCCAACATACCGGGAATACTACCCAGAGAACCGAGCGAAGAGATCATCGACGATACACTCGCAGCCTGTTTCGGTGGCATAAAAGTCGTGTCGGCTGTATAGATATCCGGACGTTGCAAAGTCACAATAGTTGCAATTATCGCAGCTATAAGCGGAGCAACAATAATGAACTTTTTATATTTGGCGAGAACAATAACAACATCGAGCAG belongs to Candidatus Chlorobium masyuteum and includes:
- a CDS encoding GumC family protein, which encodes MLKSGTSDDKLSTGKELEINLLDVVIVLAKYKKFIIVAPLIAAIIATIVTLQRPDIYTADTTFMPPKQAASVSSMISSLGSLGSIPGMLGGGGGVGAPGVNDVYVVFLKSRTMQDNMIRHFKLHNVYKTKSQEAARNALASQTTVSIGKDGLIRLQVQDTNPNRAAMLANGYVDVLLQNNNELAVSDASRRRLVAERELLKAKNDLSEAEANIKQLQEKTGLITVGSDIAVLQKMINTTERQLADMSLSVTPKNPDYIKLREKLNLLQAEIGKAQAGAGYISKAPERILDFTHKTRDMKYAEAIYQMALQQLTLAKVDEAKAGSSIQVIDRAVVPEQKSGPFRSRTIMFTAIAAIFVSMIMVFFLEAYQRVRHNAVSQAQFQTISRYLKTWK
- a CDS encoding MraY family glycosyltransferase; the protein is MSLDEVFDISYIYPAFATVIISILLILTKEWHGKHSCDTTVGIQKFHTHQVPRVGGVAIYFGFIAAWFVASASISSLIGSLLIASLPAFVAGLTEDLTKRVGVRTRLIATLISGVLAWWLTGYSINHIDIPGIDDLFTYKPLAIAFTAFAIAGIANATNIIDGFNGLAAGTMVVCYTAICFIALQVGDIEIVQLCLFLIVVTSGFLVVNFPFGKIFMGDGGAYLLGFMLAWVSVMLPMRNPSVSVWAPFLVCSYPIIETIFSMGRRYINQENPGHPDIAHMHSLIKLRIVNRYFPNLSQSIRNGMVSPFCWAYALIPSSLSVLFYKQQALLIVSCVVSFIIYTVIYKFLINREQKIDHPAQQTDKDYICHVITKTNLDP